In the Mycolicibacter minnesotensis genome, CGTACCGGGTCGGCGCCCGACTGCGTCCCGGTGGCAGGTCTGATATCGCAGCAGGGCAACCAGCGCAACGCACTGCGAGGCTTGCACCCGTTGTCCGGCATTCGTTTGGACGGCCACGCCGCCCTGTCCGGAGACGATCTCGCCGGCCTGCGGTGGCCCGTGGCCGCAGCAGCGCCTGCACGCTAGCCGAGCGTCTCGGGCTAGAACATGTACGGCCGCAGGAAGGCTGTCATTCGGCGGAGGTAGGTCGGCTGGCTGACGTGCAGCACGTGGTTTCCTGGGAACCAGTGCAGCGCGCACTGATCCCAGTGGTGCCAGAGCATTTCGGACTGTTCCGGTGGTGCCAGCCGGTCGCCTAACCCGGTGATGATGAGTCGGCGTTCCTTGGCCACCAGCGGGGTGTAGTTCAGCGGTGAGTGGAAAGCCGTCGCGGCGCCGAAGGCATCGTTGCCGACGTGTCCCAGCAGTTGCGCGCCGTGCAACACCACATTGGCCGGAAACCAGTCCCGGATCTCTGATTCGACGGAGACCACCGGCACATTCGGGATCACCGCCTGCAGTCGCGGTTCGACAGCGGCGAGCAGGGCACTGGTGTAACCGCCCAGGGACAGGCCGGTCAACGCAAAGCGGTCGACACCAGTGGACTCCAGGTAGTCGATCATCGAACGGAAGTCGTGAACCGCTTGGGCCATCGCCTCGGCGAAGCCGGACATGCCGTGCGAGAAGTAGCCGTATCCGCTGAAGGGCGACAACTTTTCAGCGCGTCCGCCGTGAAAGGGCAACGTGAACAATGCGACGTCGTACCCGGAACGGAAGAACCAGGGCAGCGAGAAGAAGAGCCCATTGAACAGGTAGGCCGACCCCATGAACCCGTGGATGACGCACAGCGTCGGCCGGGGTCCGTCGTCGTGACGCCAGTGCTGAAACCGCGCCGTGTTGTTGTTGCCGAGGGCATGCCAGGAATCGCGCATGGCCGGGTTGATCGCTTCGAAGCTGCTCGCAAACGACACGTTTTCGACCGAACCGCGTGCAACCCGCTCGGCCAACGGATTGGCGCGTCGGGCCGATACCCGGGGCAGCGTGGTGGGCGCCGGGAAGGAGCGTTTCGGGTCATGGGCTGATGCCAGGTCGGCGTAGAACCCCAGCCGTTCCCGCTCCTGCCGGGACTGTTTGCGACCGACCGCCGTGGTGAGTACCGAGGGGATCATCGCGGCCGCCACCATGGAGGCGACCGCGGTGCGCAGCCCGATATCGGCGACGGCCGAAACATCCACGATCGCCTTCTCCCGCAACGTCAACTCGCTGCGATGCGGCAGGCCCTGAGCGCCGGCGTCGGCCCCTGGGACGTCGGGAATCGGGATGGGCGGGTTGAGAGGGGTGACGTCAGTGGTCACGGGTCACGGCCTTTCTCGCGTGCGGTTCGCACGGACCCTTACTGATCCCGGTGCGACGTCAACCGGATGGTAACTCGATCTTGAACAGCCGCGCGGCATTGTCGTGCAGAACCCCTCGTAGCCAGGCGTCGTCGATCCCGGGAAGTGCGGTGATCGCGTCCAGGGCCTCGCGGTAGCCGTAGGGGATATTGGGAAAGTCGCTGCCGAACAGGATCCGCTCGCCCGCCACGCGCAATCGGGGGTCGACCCCGGAGGGAAAGGGCATGAACGCGTCGACGAAGGACGTGAACGCCATGGTGGTGTCGAGATGCACGCGCGGCGAACTCAGGCAGATGTCCAGAAATTCATCGTATTCCGGCATGCCCATGTGCGCGACGATCAAGGCCAGTCCAGGATGCCGACGCAGCAATCGCCGAATCGGCTCGGGCCCGGTGAAGCGCCCGGGCTGCGGTCCGGATCCGCAGTGGATCACCACGGGTATGCCGGCGTCTTCGATCACGCCCCAGACGTTGTCGAGTAGGGGATCGTTCGGATCGTAGTCGCCGACTTGGATGTGTGCCTTGAAGATTCGGGCTCCGTCACGGATCGCCTTGTCAACGTATTCGGCTGCCCCGGGCTCGGGATAGAACGTTGCCGTAGGCAGGCAATCCGTTGTGTCGCGGGCGAATTGTGCCGCCCACTGATTGAGCCAGGCGGCCATGTCCGGCTTGTGCGGATACACCAGGGAGGTGAATCGTCGGACACCGAATGCGCGCAGCGCGTCCACCCGTTCAGCCTCGTCCATCCGATAGGTGATCGGCCACGGGCGTCCGACCATCGGGCCCGCCGAGTCGAAGTAGTTCCAGACCTTGTCCATGACCGACTTGGGCATGAAGTGGGTATGGACGTCGATGATCCCGGGAAGTCCGAGGCTCGCCCACAGCTGGCGCACAGAGGCGGCCTCGTCGGCGTGGGTCATCGTATCCCCCAAGTGTTTTCGGAGACGAAATCGCTCAACGGCTGTCGGTAGGCCCACTCGTCGGCTTCCAAGGCCGGCCGGTCCGGAAACTCCGGGACCGGTCCGAGGCACAGCACAGCCACCGGCTCGGCGTCGGCGGGCATACCCACCATCTCCGCCAACGCCTGCGGTTCGAACAGGGACACCCAACCCATCCCCAGTCCCTCTGCGCGGGCGGCAAGCCACAGGTTCTGAATCGCACACGAAACCGACGCCAGATCCATCTGAGGAAGCGTGCGCCGGCCGAAGATGTGCGCCTGCCGACCATCGCGCAACGCCACCACCAACAGTTCGGCACACTCCCGGATGCCCTCCACTTTCAGGGCCAAGAACTCCTGTTCCCGACGGCCCAGCGCGCGGGCAGTGCGATGGCGCTCCTCGTCGACCAGGGCGTGGATACGCTGCCGAAGGACGTCGTCGGTGATCCGGATGAATCGCCACGGCTGCATGAGGCCCACGCTCGGTGCGGCGTGGGCGGCCGCCAGCAGCCGGGTCAGGACGTCCGGGTCGATCGTGCTGTCGGGGGAGAACCGGCGCATGTCTCGGCGCTCGGCGATCACCCGGTACACGGCTTGGCGCTCCTGCTCGGTGAACGATGGATCAGCCACGGGATCATGGTAGGAGCCACACGAAGGGACGCCCCTCATGAACCGTTCGCAACTGCTCGACCACTTCTCCGCCGACAACGCCGGCGACGTGGTCTACGGCGAGCCCCACCAGACCCCGGACGGCACGACGGTGATCACCGCCGCACGGGTTACCGCCTCGGGACCCGACGGTTCGCGAGTGACCGCCACGCCGCTGGGGGTGATGGTGATCCGCGGCGAGAAGGCCAAATGGGTGGCTGCCGTCGACGCCAATCGGATCGGGATGGTGGGAGTGCTTACCGGGCTGTTGTCCGCGGTCATCACCTGCCTGGCAGTGCTGCGTCGACCGCCCTGGCCGGACCTTCGAGCGGGCGCGCTTCGCGGTGATGGGAACTGACGGGGTGACAGCGCGCAAAGCGCACGCAGTCGCGTTGAGTTCGGTGGTGGCCGCGGCGGCGGTCTATGTGCTGATGCTGGTGGGTTACCTGCAGGGTTGGGGGTGGCTGGCCGGCATTGACGCGGCCGCACTGGACGCAAGCTACGACATAGCGGTCAAACACCCCGGGTGGGTGCGCTGGTGGGACGGCGTCTCGACCTACTTGGCTCCCGCGGTGTTCCGGGCGGTGTGCATGGTGGTGGCGGTGGTCGCGTTGCTGCGTGGGCGGTTGCGTGCCGCGCTGTTCCTACTGGTTGCGGTGGAGACGAGCGGGCTACTCACCATGGTGGCCAAGGGCTCGGTTGGTCGGCCGCGTCCGGTGACCGCGCTGGTTTCGGCGAGCTCGACGTCCTTTCCCTCCGGGCATGCGCTGGGGGTGATGGTCGGCGTCGGCGCGTTGCTGGTGTTGGTGTTGCCGGTGCTCAGGCGCAGCGCCAGGGTGGCGGCGCTGGCTGTCGGGGTGCTGGTGGTGGCCGGGGTCGGGGTCGCCCGGGTTGCGCTGAATGTGCACCATCCGTCCGACGTGCTCGCCGGTTGGGCCCTGGGCTGGGTCTATCTGGTGGGCTGGGCTCTGGTCTTCACACCGTGGCGGCGACCAGGGTTGCCCGGATCCCGCGGCGCACTGCAGGAGGCTCGTGATGACCAGCCGTGACGCCGATCCGGTGGGAGAGCTCGTCTGCTCCCGCAAAGGCTGCAGCGCCG is a window encoding:
- the bluB gene encoding 5,6-dimethylbenzimidazole synthase yields the protein MRRFSPDSTIDPDVLTRLLAAAHAAPSVGLMQPWRFIRITDDVLRQRIHALVDEERHRTARALGRREQEFLALKVEGIRECAELLVVALRDGRQAHIFGRRTLPQMDLASVSCAIQNLWLAARAEGLGMGWVSLFEPQALAEMVGMPADAEPVAVLCLGPVPEFPDRPALEADEWAYRQPLSDFVSENTWGIR
- a CDS encoding alpha/beta hydrolase family protein; this translates as MTTDVTPLNPPIPIPDVPGADAGAQGLPHRSELTLREKAIVDVSAVADIGLRTAVASMVAAAMIPSVLTTAVGRKQSRQERERLGFYADLASAHDPKRSFPAPTTLPRVSARRANPLAERVARGSVENVSFASSFEAINPAMRDSWHALGNNNTARFQHWRHDDGPRPTLCVIHGFMGSAYLFNGLFFSLPWFFRSGYDVALFTLPFHGGRAEKLSPFSGYGYFSHGMSGFAEAMAQAVHDFRSMIDYLESTGVDRFALTGLSLGGYTSALLAAVEPRLQAVIPNVPVVSVESEIRDWFPANVVLHGAQLLGHVGNDAFGAATAFHSPLNYTPLVAKERRLIITGLGDRLAPPEQSEMLWHHWDQCALHWFPGNHVLHVSQPTYLRRMTAFLRPYMF
- a CDS encoding phosphatase PAP2 family protein gives rise to the protein MTARKAHAVALSSVVAAAAVYVLMLVGYLQGWGWLAGIDAAALDASYDIAVKHPGWVRWWDGVSTYLAPAVFRAVCMVVAVVALLRGRLRAALFLLVAVETSGLLTMVAKGSVGRPRPVTALVSASSTSFPSGHALGVMVGVGALLVLVLPVLRRSARVAALAVGVLVVAGVGVARVALNVHHPSDVLAGWALGWVYLVGWALVFTPWRRPGLPGSRGALQEARDDQP
- a CDS encoding amidohydrolase family protein; this translates as MTHADEAASVRQLWASLGLPGIIDVHTHFMPKSVMDKVWNYFDSAGPMVGRPWPITYRMDEAERVDALRAFGVRRFTSLVYPHKPDMAAWLNQWAAQFARDTTDCLPTATFYPEPGAAEYVDKAIRDGARIFKAHIQVGDYDPNDPLLDNVWGVIEDAGIPVVIHCGSGPQPGRFTGPEPIRRLLRRHPGLALIVAHMGMPEYDEFLDICLSSPRVHLDTTMAFTSFVDAFMPFPSGVDPRLRVAGERILFGSDFPNIPYGYREALDAITALPGIDDAWLRGVLHDNAARLFKIELPSG